In the genome of Pseudomonas sp. P5_109, one region contains:
- a CDS encoding NUDIX hydrolase has product MVDNTREAAHRAASDAEQIAWVDEQDNLLGALVRSDLRERGLIGRGTYIMLFNSAGELCVHRRTLSKAIYPGYWDVAAGGMVLASETYAESAARELEEELGVSGVELTAHDHFFFEDTGNRLWCSAFSAVWDGPLTLQPEEVLEARFIPIDQVMLEIEQKPYCPDSLAALKRYLRSRGIDVAKQL; this is encoded by the coding sequence ATGGTTGATAACACCAGGGAAGCCGCGCACCGTGCGGCCTCCGATGCCGAACAAATTGCCTGGGTCGACGAGCAGGACAACCTGCTCGGCGCCCTGGTCCGTTCCGATTTACGCGAGCGCGGGCTGATCGGGCGCGGCACCTACATCATGTTGTTCAACTCCGCTGGCGAGCTGTGCGTGCACCGGCGCACCCTGAGCAAGGCGATCTATCCCGGTTACTGGGATGTGGCGGCGGGGGGCATGGTGCTCGCCAGTGAAACCTACGCCGAGTCGGCGGCAAGGGAGCTGGAGGAAGAACTGGGCGTGAGTGGCGTGGAACTGACTGCCCATGACCACTTTTTCTTCGAGGACACCGGTAATCGCCTGTGGTGTTCGGCGTTCTCGGCGGTGTGGGACGGCCCGTTGACCCTGCAACCGGAAGAGGTGCTCGAAGCGCGCTTTATCCCCATCGATCAAGTCATGCTGGAAATCGAGCAAAAGCCTTACTGTCCGGACTCTCTGGCCGCGTTGAAGCGCTATTTGCGCTCACGCGGGATCGACGTCGCAAAACAGCTATAA